Sequence from the Nitrosopumilus maritimus SCM1 genome:
TTGTATTCTTTATCTTTAATCTCATCTAATCTGCTATTTGCATCTTTGAAAAATTGTTCATATTCTTTTATTTTGTCATCATTCATTTGAGTCAAATCAAAAATTACAGTATTACTTCCAAGAAGATTTTTGTTTTCATCATATAGACTGGTTGCATGCAATACCCCTGGAAATGTGCTGCCATCTTGTCTTTTGAAGATAATTTTTCTATCTGTTACTTTTCCAGTCTCAAACCATGTTTTGAGTGAATTATTCATGTCTTGCCACTCTTCTTTAGGCACGTGTTCAAAGATTGTCTTTCCTAAAATCTCGGATTTTGAGTATCCTAGATTTACTGCATATGTTGAATTACAATCAAGTATTGCTCCAATCGAGTTGATTCTTCTCCACATTACTGGTGCATCTTTGAGCGTTTTTCGTGCTTCTGTTTGTGGCATTTTTTAAAATTGTAAACACTAGTTATTAAATTGAAATATTTTCAAAACCACTGATCCAAGTTTTGGCTTTTCTTTTCTAATGCCTTTTTCAATCGATTCAATGTTGAATTTACTCTGTCTTCAGAAAAACTTCTTTCTCTTACAAGATAATTGCTCATTCCTTCATAGTTGACATTCTCAAAAACAATTTCTTTTACATCTGCAACTTCTGGATTCAAAAATATTTTTCTAATTTCTTGATAATCTATTTCTTCTAACTGCTCTTGAATTTGTGGAATCTCTTCCAACTTTGAATGTTGTTTGATCATTTTTAGTGCGGTTTTTGGACCTACTCTTTCAAATCCATTTGGATTAAAGTCTGTCCCAATTAAAATTCCAACATCAATTAATTCTTCACGTGTTAATTCTAGTGAGTCTAATGTTTTTTGTGTTTCAATAATCTCTGGAACAATATCGATGTATGTGTTCTTGTTTGGGATTTTCCTTCTACCGCTATTTGTAAAATTTCTCACCAATCTTTTTGCTCCACACAAAATTGAGTCAAAGTCTTGACTTGCTGAAGCATATGCTTGACCTGTGTTTGTGAGATGGGCTGCAGTTGCTTCCCCCTCTGATGGTGCTTCAATGTATGGTATGCCAAAATATGTCAAAAGTTGCTTTGATTCTTTTACCATCCCATCTTTCATACTTGTTGTCTGTTGAGCATATTTTCTAGCATCTTCCATATTTCCATCTGCAATTGCTTTTTCATATTTTATGGTTGCATCCATTTTGATTTGTTTTCTACGCTCAATTTCTGCTGTTTTTAGAGATGGTGGTTTTCCATCAAATACGTAAACTGGTTTTATTCCTAGAGATAGAAAATTTACATTTCTGTACAGTAACCCACTGAGATGACTAGTAATTCTGCCTTCTGAATCTGATAATTGTAACCCGTCTGGACCTCTTATACTTGCTAAAAATTGGTAGATAGCATTGTATGCATCAATCGCAATTACTTTGTTTGAAAATGCCTCTAGTGTGGTTTTTTCTCTGACAACTAAATCTTTTAGATTTAATCCCATGAGTTACTGTTATTCTCTAATGGTATTTTGATGTTAAGATTAGTTTTCTGGTATTATTTCACAGGATAACTGTAAGACGTCTTTATTTTGAGATGTTTGATCAGTAAAATTACAATCAATGCTCTTAAACTCTGCTAATTTTTCAACATCATCTTTTGAAATGTCTCCATTATGATATCCTTTGAGAACTTTAGTGAGATATTTCTTAAGTATTGTATTTTCTAGATCTTTTTCCATGACTCCTATGTCATATCCTGTCCTGATCTTTTTTTCATGCAAAATTCCTCCTAAACCTATTTCTTCATTTGACTCCATCACGACAGTGTTTATTTTTGGTTGTTCTTGACTTGACATTATTACATCAAATGGTGTTTGTTTTGCTAACATGCCGTATTCTGTACTAATACGCATCATATACTGTCCTGTTTTTTCATTATTGTTCAAAAAGTCACTTTTATCAAAATATTGAGTAAACTCTGCTTCGTATACATCATTTCCTCTATCTCTAAGTTGTAGTTCTGATTTGTTGACTTTGTCACCTGTTGGTGAAAATATCTCCAAATACACTAATCCCATTTGTGGTTGAAAACCCTCATACACCACATTTCCTCTAATGAATCCATTTGATGTATCTAGATCAATTGATTTACTCTCTAACAAAATTTTGATACTTTCTTTAGCATCCGTAATACCTCCAAATCCAATTACCTCGATATTTTGTGCTTGTTTTTGAGGCATATCTGTAGGTGCAGTCCCTGCTATTGCGAATCCGACAGAAACTATTGTAATTGCAATTGCAGCTATGATCCCAATTGTATCTTGTTTTTTCAAATTACTCATTTTTGAACTCCATTGATTTTTTCCACAACTCTTCAAAAAGTAATTTTTTTGAATAATTCATGGCACTTGAATTTGTCCACATAGCTGTTGATTCTTTTTTTGAATTGTTTTTCAAATAAAACAAGACTTCATTATCTTTTACGATGAAACATAGATTATTAGCAATTTGTTCTGGTAAAACTTTGATGTTGTCATTGTTTAGATTTTCATATACATAGTTTGTTTTTGTAGATGTTGTAAGTATCTTGAATTTTTTTAACTCATTAACGTTATCTAAGATATTTGTATGATAAAAATTAGCAAAGTCTTTTTCATTACCAATCATTAATACTTCTTCTTGTGTATTCATCATTTCATTAATTTTTGAATTAATTTGATTTTCGCCTTGAAGCATTTGGAATTTCTCTTCTACCTTTTCTTCATTAGTTCTAATTGGAATTGTTTCCCAAAGTTTAATCAAAGATGTTTTTTGATTCTCTAACTTTTTGATTTTTTGTTTCTCAGAGTTAATTATTTGTGTCATTGCATTTGTAATCTCTATTGCCGTAAATTTTACAGGATGTCCGAACATTGCAGACACAATTCCCTTGTTTTGTAATGTGGATAAAATATGATATGTTTCTGTTCTAGGAATTTTTAGTGCCTGATTAATCTCTGATGCTGTTTTGGTACCATATTTTCCTAGGAACATGTAGACTTTAGATTGATTTGCAGAAAGTCCAAATTTCTCTAATTCTATTTGGATCTTTTCAAAGGATTTTTCAATATTATCTAATGATAAATCCTGATTTTCTTCTACTATTACACTCTTCATGCCTGTGACCATATTCCCATTTCTGGGCATTACTTTGATTTATCCTCCATATGTGAATATTTTTTGATAAATTTGATCGCTATTGACATTATTTTGATAAATTACTAAATCCCTAGGCTCATACTTTGATATTTGATTCAATTATGCTTCTTTTTGTCTGTTCTAAAAATTACATACAACTGCTCTTAATTGATATGACATTACGAATTCCATGGTTGCAAACACCTTTGCAAAAAAGGACTATATCAATGCCCTAGATGAAATTGAAAATCAACAATTTCAATTACTTCAAAGAAAAGCCAAATTTTTACAAAATGAATTAACAAAAACTAGTTCACAAATTAATGACTTTGAAATTGATTCATTAAATGATTTAACACATGATTCTAGTTTTAAAAATAATAAAAAACATAATCAAAATTCTTTAAAACTTAATTTTGATACAAAAATAATTTCAATTAAACATCTCGTGCTTTTTGCATCATTCGTGTTTTTTTCAATTATGACTCCATTTTTGATTAATACATATTTTCTACACGATGATATTGTAGCTGATGCTGTTGTTCTTGAGTCTCCTATGAAAACAAAATTTTTAATTGAAAATTTACGTGGTGACACAATTGATACTGTAAAGTCTTGGAGAATATTAGATGGTGATGCATTAAATGTTAATCTAATTAATGGAGATATTTTAACATCTGAACAACACAATGCTGTATTAAAAGTCATTAATTCTACAGACTCTATACTAATAGACGATCATATTATTAATCGAGGTCCACCAGGCTCTGAATCTATATATTTTCTAGGTTGGGCTGGTGCAATGGAAGAAGCTGCAAAAACTGATACTGCCTACACAGTCCCTACAACTTTCAATATCTTTCAATCTGAAAATGGTGAAGGTCAAATCATAATTAATTTTTCAAATTTGATTGATACTGATGGTTTTACAGGATACACCAAATCTGTCATACAAGATGGTGAAATATTAAAATCATATATCACAATTTATGATGTTGATAACTTGGATGCATCTGAATTAGCAACAATTGTACGACATGAATTTGGACATGCTTTGGGACTAGGTCATTCTACCGATCCAGAAGACCTAATGGCTCCTACAATACTGACTGAATTTCCTTATATTTCAGAATGCAATGTAGATGCTATGCGGGTATTGTATAATGGGCACGAATCAGGAATGGCAGTGTGTAAAAAATGAGCATTCGTGCATTGGTTATAGATGATGAAAAAGAAACACTTGATCTATTTTCTGAACTTTTGACTACTCACAATATCCAGGTTGTTGGTAAGGGACATAATGGTCAAGAGGCACTATTTTTGTTTCAAAAATTAAAACCCGATGTTGTATATCTTGATGTCTCAATGCCTGTTTATGATGGATTGTATGCTTTGGAAAAAATTCGAGAAATTAATCCAAATGCAATAGTTTTCTTAATTGTTGAGAAAATGTCCTTAAAATCTGAAATGAAAATGAATCGATTGAATCCTTCTTTTGTATTTCGAGAACCTCTTGATGTTGATGAAATAATTCAAAATACTCATCGTTTTTGTTTGCCTCCAAAAGATGAATTAGAAAACATGCAAAAAACAATGATTACTTTGGCATTAAAAAATACATTACTTGAATTAGGTCATGATGAACTTGACAAAGTAATGTCAATCCTGAAAAAAGACTATAATTTAACATTAGATGACTGTTATGATAATCCAGAAGATCTAAAACATGTTTTACAAGATTTGTTTGGTGAATCGTATGATGACATCCTCCAATCCTTAAGATCTAACATGAAAGAAATTTCATCACACCATTCAACTAAAACCTTTATTTCAAATTTGCATGAATGATATGCTTGAATAAAATGTCAAAAATTGTTTTTCCTCCTCATCTAGAAGATAAAATATTTGAAATAAAATATGACTCTAACACTGTTTCTAAAATAACTTCTTATTTTCCTTTTTCAGACTCTGAAAAACAAGAGATTACTTCTATTGTTAATGTGGATTTCCTTGAATTTCATTCTATTTTTACTGACACTGTTTCTGATGAAGAATGGAATCGAACTAAAGACCAAATCAAAAAAAGATTTAATGATGAATTGTTTAACATTGATAAAAAATCCTAGTTCTGATTTGCTTTATTATGGAGAAAATTTTAGGTTAATTGCCGGAATAGCCAAGTGGTAAGGCGGCCGTCTCGAAAACGGCTACGCGCAAGCGTGCGGGAGTTCGAATCTCTCTTCCGGCGTATTCATAATTTTTATGGCTGATTCAAAGAATATCCTTATGACTAAAGAATTAGAGTCAAAGATTCAACAATCAGAAATTTCAACTGAAGAATTGATTTTACATTTTAGAGAAAAATGCAAAATCTGCGGTCACCATAGAATCATGCATGATGCAATAGGAAAATGTGAAGGTGTAATGAACAAACCTTGTACTTCTGGCTGTGACAAATTTGAAGCAGAATAATTTCAAATTCTTTAATACTTATTTTATCTAGTTCTTTTATGGCCCCTGACGTAAAAGAAGAAAAAATTTATCCGTTGGGCTATGAACCTGAAACAACTCCTGAATCAACTGATCCTAATGTAAGAAATCAATTGATTAACTTCATTTTAAAATCTGGACCAACTGAAGTTGTAGATACTGATTTGTTTGCAGTTATGGCAAAGAGGCGTTCAACAAGAAAATTTTTGGATAAACCTGTTGAAACTGCAAAAATAGATAAAATTATTGCAGCAGCTGATACTGCTCCAACTGCTGGAAACTATCAAGGCTTTGAAATTTTTTACGTAAAAAGTCCTGAAAAGAAAAAACAACTAATTGAAGCATGTAACAATCAACCTTATGTTAATGCACCTGTGGTGTTAGTTTTCTGTAAAAATCCTTCTAGAGTAAAATTTGATTTTCCTGAATATGTTTTAAAAAAATTTGCCATTCAAGATGCTACTTTGGCAGCTGGATATTCTCAATTAGCTGCACAGGCTTTAGGATTGAGTTCGATTTGGATTGGAATGTTTGATGAACAAAAGGTAATGGATGTAATTGGAACTGATTTGGTGCCTTCTTCTGTATTGTGTATTGGATATCCTAAACAAACTAAATTCCCAAAGCCAAGACGAAATCTCAAGGACTTGGTTCATGTAACGTGGTAAGCTTTACCTAAAATTATCCATCTTTAAATAGCGAGTACTATTTGTTAGATTCATGACTGATGCTTACGTTATGTTAAATTGTGAGTTAGGCGCAGAAACTGAAATTATTGAAAAACTCAAAGAACTTGAACAAGTCGTAGATGTCTTTGAAACTATTGGAACTCATGATATGCTAGTCAAATTACAAGCTGAGAATTTTGAAAAGATTAGAGAGATCGTTTCTTGGAATATTCAAAAATTAGACAAAGTTCGTTCTACTGCAACTCTCATAAAAAAAGATAATTAAGATTAACATAATCTTCTCATATGGTTGATGATAAAAACGAGATAGACAAACTCATCGATAATATGATTACTAGTGGGGATGAACTAGTTGATAATCTTAAAACAGTTTTGCCCAACTCACTTGCAGAATCTATGGTTATGTTTCATGAATCAAATGTTGAAAATTTGAAAAAAATCAAAGAATTTCTTAACAAATAGATTTCAATCTGATTAGTGTCATTACTACTATATCCTTTTTAATCATTAATCGAATTTAAAACCGTGCCAAGATCTAGAACAATTACTATTACTGTAAAGAAAAAAACAGGTGATGCATTTGATGCAATTTTACAATTACCTCCTAAAATGATGCCTGATGCAAAATTTCATGATGATGGTTGGTGGTCTTTTACTGGGCCTCATGGTAAATCTAAACTGAAATTTAATGAGAATAAACCTCTTGGAATTTTAGATCATCAATATGTTGATGAAGAATCTGTATGGGATGTTCCTATGAGAGTTGTTTCAAATGGAGATTATTCTGAAATTTTGATTACTCTGAATAAACCTGATGAATTAACTGATAAACAATTCAATAAAAGAGTAGAAGAAATTGGAGAACTAGTTAATAACATGAAACAAATCATCGAGTCTTCTTAACTGAGCCTAGATTACGTAGAAATCATTCCTTAAGCTTAAAAACAAATTTGGATATGATGTATTGATAAAAATGCCATATGAAGAAGTATATTTTCAAAGATTGGAAGAAGATGATCCTGAAGTATATGAAAAAATAAAATCTAAAAAAACTTACTAGTCTTGTTTTCCTTCTGAATCTTCATTTTGTGAACTACCAGGACCTACAACATCCTCAGGTTTTACTTTACTGTCCCAATCTCCCCTTGCACCTTTAACCAACGCAATAGCTCCTGCTCCAAGTAATCCTATCACTAGTGCAAAAAATACCGTTTGGTCCATTACCTTAAATGAACAATTAATCTCCTGAGGTGGTTTATCTTCAAAATACTCATAACATGTTCCAAATTCATTTTCCTCAAATGTTGCAGCTTGATACTGTTCACCAAATACGCCTAACACAATAAATCCTGCAAAAGTTAGACCTATTCCAATTAGGATAAACCTCATATCACTCATAATGTCTTTTTCTGATTCACAGTATTTACATTTTAACCCAAAAAACTGCTAGTGTTATTTTTCTAACAGTGTTTTTAGATTTTCAAGTGATGCTTCATAAAATGAACCCATAAACAATAAGAAGTCTGTAAATTGCTTTTCTGACATTTTTTTACTATTGATATATGATTGCCATGTTAATTCTACAAGATTTTTTGATTTTGGTTTAATTGATATTGTTGCCACATATGCCCTTAATGGTAAACCTTCAGTTGCTACATACGTAAAATATTCACCTGTCTTCCATGCTACCACATGTTCTTCTATTTGGTTTCCATCTGCAAATGTGATTAATCTTATTGCTCCTACGTCTTTTTTCTTTTTAGAAAGATAAACTGTTTTTTTTACATCGACTAACCATGTTGGCAGTCCTACAATATTGCTAACTTTTCTCCAAACTTTGTCTTTTGATGCTTTGATCTTTATTGTTTTTTTGACTGTGCCTGTATGAAATGATTTTTTTACAGATTTAACCATATGGCACCCACAATCTTGTGAGTTTTAAATTTTGTACAACCATTTTTAATCCCCTTTAACCAATATTATCAAATGGTCTTTGGATGGGGCAAAAAGAAACAAGAAGAAAAAGTTGTAGAAGAGATCCCTCAGTCAAAAGATGTCTCTCTTGATGATGTTGAGAAAATTGTAGATGATCTGAAAAAACTACGCGAATCCCAAACAGTATCTGAGGTAAAACATCTTCGAAATAGTACTGCTCCTCTAATTGAGGATTTAATCAAAATTGGAAACATGCTTGAAAAAGACACTCTGAATGTTGATGACATTGATAAACATCTTGCCGTTATTGTTGTTAGAGGAAAAAAACAGGTAATTGATGTAATTAAGAGAGGTGTTGTCTCTCTTCCAGATGTATCTTCAATTGAAAGTGCAAAGAAACTAGATAATTCTTTGAATCAAATTTTAAAAAAAGTGGGTGATGTTTTGGGACGTCAAACTAGAGTTATTCATATTTTTGCCAAAAAATATGCTAATCAATTAAAAGATAATTTGGAAGTTATGAATCAAAATCGTTCTAACATTCATGATGTTCTTCAAAATTTTGAAAACACGGAATCTACTTCTAGTGAAATTATTAATGCATTAAAAAAAATTGAAACTCTAAAATCTAAAAAAATAGAAAAAGATCAAAAAATTATCAACACAAATAATGAATTAGAATCCACAAAAGAACAACTTTCCTCTTTAGAAAAAAATATTGATGAGATTAAATCCTCTGATGAATATAAAAAATATCTTGAATCAAAAAAATCCCTTGAATTATTTGAAAATGAAAAAGCAAAAATCAAAAATGAAATCAACTCTCAGTTTACAAAGATTTCTAGACCTCTTGGTAGATATGAGTACACATCATCTTTAGAAAAAGATCAAAAAAACATCCTCACCAAATTAGTAGAAAATCCCTTTGATGTATTGACTTCTGAAAATAAAGATTCTATAATTGTGATCTTAGAAAATGTTCGAAAAAATGTCACATCTGGTTCTATATCTGTAAAAGATGTTGAAAAGACATTATCACAAATCACTGAAACTGTAGAAACCTTAGATGGATTCATTTCTCAAGTTTCAACATATTTTCAAAAACATCAAAAAATGTCTAATGATTTAGATTCTCTTCGATCTGAAAAATTAACCTCATTGGAATCTGAATTTGCTAAAACATCTGATTCGAAAAATGATTTAGAACTAAAGTCTGAAACGTTTCAAGGTGAGATTGATGAAATTGACACTAGCATACCCCAACTTGTTACTGAAATAGAGAAAAAATTGAGGTCATTTTCTAATACAAAATACACCGTTTTGATGTCCTAAAATTAAATTAGTTCAAAATCTAATATCATTCATGTTGTTCAAAAAGAAAAAATTTGAACGCAAAGTTATCCTTAACAAAGAAGTTCTTGATAGTATTCTCTCATATTGTCAAATGAAACATCCTAATGAAGGAATCTTAATTCTCAAAGGAAAATCAAAAAACGGTGAAATTAACATTGATGGACTAGTAATTCCTCCATTTAATTACACTGGACCTACATTTGCAGGATTTCCACACTCTTTCTTGCCTTTTGATATGAGCTATGTTGGAATTGTGCATTCACATCCAAGTGGCTCAGCAGAACCTTCTGTTACTGATTTGCATAATTTCTTTGGATTGGTTTCTTTAATTGTCAAATCTCCGTATTCTGATGAATCTGTCTTTGCTTGGGATAGTAGTGGCAATGCTATCCCCCTCTCAATAAAACAATAATTCAAAATTCTAGTGGAATTTCAAAAAAACTGACAAAACTTTATAACCTTTTTGGAGGTACTTTCTATGAATTGTTTAATTACAAAACATATTTGATTTTCTTATTTGCATCATTGGCTATCAGCATAGGATTGCAAATGGTATTGCCATTCCCATATGGATTGGGAGCTGCACTTGCAATCTTTATCGCATTTCCATTAATTTTGAGAAGACGATACATGAATCGTATGAGAGGTGGTTATGGCGGTAGTGACTCTGGTGCCGGAGGCGGTGGATTCTTTGGAATGGGTTCCCAAGGTGGCTCTGGTGGTGTACGTTATGTATGTCTTGTATGTAACAACAAACACAAAGGTGGCTCTTGTCCACGATGTGGCTCTAAAATGCAACGTGCTGACTTCTAAAAATGTCTCTTAATGAAATTAGTCAAAAGGTAATCTTCCATAATTCTGTTGATGTATGGATTTCTGCATGTGGTGAAAAAAACAAAGATTGGACAAATCCCGAAGATTACAAACAATTCATTGCACATTTGCTAAAAAACAATCTCAATCTTAAGGCATTCAATCTTTGTACTCATGAAGCAGGAGCTACTGAAGAAGAAAAAACAAAATTTACTGAAATCCTAGCTCAAACAAAAGAAACTGATCCAAATTCAAAAACTTACACAATCAAATTAAATGATTCAGCAATATCCACAATTCGAAGTTATTTCTAATCATCTT
This genomic interval carries:
- a CDS encoding response regulator, encoding MSIRALVIDDEKETLDLFSELLTTHNIQVVGKGHNGQEALFLFQKLKPDVVYLDVSMPVYDGLYALEKIREINPNAIVFLIVEKMSLKSEMKMNRLNPSFVFREPLDVDEIIQNTHRFCLPPKDELENMQKTMITLALKNTLLELGHDELDKVMSILKKDYNLTLDDCYDNPEDLKHVLQDLFGESYDDILQSLRSNMKEISSHHSTKTFISNLHE
- the fen gene encoding flap endonuclease-1, translated to MGLNLKDLVVREKTTLEAFSNKVIAIDAYNAIYQFLASIRGPDGLQLSDSEGRITSHLSGLLYRNVNFLSLGIKPVYVFDGKPPSLKTAEIERRKQIKMDATIKYEKAIADGNMEDARKYAQQTTSMKDGMVKESKQLLTYFGIPYIEAPSEGEATAAHLTNTGQAYASASQDFDSILCGAKRLVRNFTNSGRRKIPNKNTYIDIVPEIIETQKTLDSLELTREELIDVGILIGTDFNPNGFERVGPKTALKMIKQHSKLEEIPQIQEQLEEIDYQEIRKIFLNPEVADVKEIVFENVNYEGMSNYLVRERSFSEDRVNSTLNRLKKALEKKSQNLDQWF
- a CDS encoding exonuclease SbcC, producing the protein MVFGWGKKKQEEKVVEEIPQSKDVSLDDVEKIVDDLKKLRESQTVSEVKHLRNSTAPLIEDLIKIGNMLEKDTLNVDDIDKHLAVIVVRGKKQVIDVIKRGVVSLPDVSSIESAKKLDNSLNQILKKVGDVLGRQTRVIHIFAKKYANQLKDNLEVMNQNRSNIHDVLQNFENTESTSSEIINALKKIETLKSKKIEKDQKIINTNNELESTKEQLSSLEKNIDEIKSSDEYKKYLESKKSLELFENEKAKIKNEINSQFTKISRPLGRYEYTSSLEKDQKNILTKLVENPFDVLTSENKDSIIVILENVRKNVTSGSISVKDVEKTLSQITETVETLDGFISQVSTYFQKHQKMSNDLDSLRSEKLTSLESEFAKTSDSKNDLELKSETFQGEIDEIDTSIPQLVTEIEKKLRSFSNTKYTVLMS
- a CDS encoding Lrp/AsnC ligand binding domain-containing protein, whose amino-acid sequence is MTDAYVMLNCELGAETEIIEKLKELEQVVDVFETIGTHDMLVKLQAENFEKIREIVSWNIQKLDKVRSTATLIKKDN
- a CDS encoding Mov34/MPN/PAD-1 family protein, encoding MLFKKKKFERKVILNKEVLDSILSYCQMKHPNEGILILKGKSKNGEINIDGLVIPPFNYTGPTFAGFPHSFLPFDMSYVGIVHSHPSGSAEPSVTDLHNFFGLVSLIVKSPYSDESVFAWDSSGNAIPLSIKQ
- a CDS encoding nitroreductase family protein, with translation MAPDVKEEKIYPLGYEPETTPESTDPNVRNQLINFILKSGPTEVVDTDLFAVMAKRRSTRKFLDKPVETAKIDKIIAAADTAPTAGNYQGFEIFYVKSPEKKKQLIEACNNQPYVNAPVVLVFCKNPSRVKFDFPEYVLKKFAIQDATLAAGYSQLAAQALGLSSIWIGMFDEQKVMDVIGTDLVPSSVLCIGYPKQTKFPKPRRNLKDLVHVTW
- a CDS encoding TrmB family transcriptional regulator yields the protein MKSVIVEENQDLSLDNIEKSFEKIQIELEKFGLSANQSKVYMFLGKYGTKTASEINQALKIPRTETYHILSTLQNKGIVSAMFGHPVKFTAIEITNAMTQIINSEKQKIKKLENQKTSLIKLWETIPIRTNEEKVEEKFQMLQGENQINSKINEMMNTQEEVLMIGNEKDFANFYHTNILDNVNELKKFKILTTSTKTNYVYENLNNDNIKVLPEQIANNLCFIVKDNEVLFYLKNNSKKESTAMWTNSSAMNYSKKLLFEELWKKSMEFKNE
- a CDS encoding SRPBCC family protein, whose amino-acid sequence is MVKSVKKSFHTGTVKKTIKIKASKDKVWRKVSNIVGLPTWLVDVKKTVYLSKKKKDVGAIRLITFADGNQIEEHVVAWKTGEYFTYVATEGLPLRAYVATISIKPKSKNLVELTWQSYINSKKMSEKQFTDFLLFMGSFYEASLENLKTLLEK
- a CDS encoding matrixin family metalloprotease, with translation MVANTFAKKDYINALDEIENQQFQLLQRKAKFLQNELTKTSSQINDFEIDSLNDLTHDSSFKNNKKHNQNSLKLNFDTKIISIKHLVLFASFVFFSIMTPFLINTYFLHDDIVADAVVLESPMKTKFLIENLRGDTIDTVKSWRILDGDALNVNLINGDILTSEQHNAVLKVINSTDSILIDDHIINRGPPGSESIYFLGWAGAMEEAAKTDTAYTVPTTFNIFQSENGEGQIIINFSNLIDTDGFTGYTKSVIQDGEILKSYITIYDVDNLDASELATIVRHEFGHALGLGHSTDPEDLMAPTILTEFPYISECNVDAMRVLYNGHESGMAVCKK
- a CDS encoding PAS domain-containing protein codes for the protein MPQTEARKTLKDAPVMWRRINSIGAILDCNSTYAVNLGYSKSEILGKTIFEHVPKEEWQDMNNSLKTWFETGKVTDRKIIFKRQDGSTFPGVLHATSLYDENKNLLGSNTVIFDLTQMNDDKIKEYEQFFKDANSRLDEIKDKEYNELDEESKSEYDGLKDMFEMLSTIDLKKI